From a single Stomoxys calcitrans chromosome 4, idStoCalc2.1, whole genome shotgun sequence genomic region:
- the LOC106080851 gene encoding thioredoxin reductase 1, mitochondrial isoform X2 — protein MFTIWNSKLVVTFVRSTKPTVVANSAATSNVRRTIATNLRQQRSMSQSGSHEYDYDLIVIGGGSGGLACAKEAVANGAKVACLDFVKPTPLGTKWGIGGTCVNVGCIPKKLMHQASLLGESVHEAAAYGWEIPNKEAIKPDWEKLVQSVQNHIKSVNWVTRVDLRDKKVEYINGLGFFKDPHTVVAKLKNNTERTITASKIVIAVGGRPRYPDIPGALEYGITSDDLFSLDRAPGKTLVVGAGYIGLECAGFLKGLGYESTVMVRSIVLRGFDQQMANIVADSMVERGIPFLHKTIPKSVEKTEDGRLLVKYVNTETQEEGSDVYDTVLWAIGRKGLVDDLNLDAAGIQVKADKIAVNEAEQTNVPHIYAIGDIIHGRPELTPVAIHAGRLLARRLFGGSKQIMDYTDVATTVFSPLEYACVGMAEEDAIKKYGEDNIEVFHGFYKPTEFFIPQKSVRYCYVKAVAERSGDQKVLGLHYVGPVAGEVIQGFAAAVKSGLTMKILLNTVGIHPTTAEEFTRLSITKRSGMDPTPASCCS, from the exons ATGAATATGATTACGATTTAATTGTAATTGGAGGTGGTTCCGGTGGCCTAGCGTGCGCAAAAGAAGCTGTTGCTAATGGTGCTAAAGTTGCCTGCTTGGATTTTGTCAAACCCACTCCTTTAGGTACCAAATGGGGCATTGGCGGAACTTGTGTAAATGTTGGCTGCATCCCCAAAAAACTTATGCACCAAGCGTCACTGTTGGGAGAATCCGTTCAT GAGGCTGCCGCTTATGGCTGGGAAATTCCTAACAAAGAGGCCATAAAACCTGACTGGGAGAAATTGGTGCAATCTGTGCAGAATCACATTAAGTCCGTGAACTGGGTAACGCGTGTTGATTTGCGGGACAA AAAAGTCGAATACATAAATGGATTGGGTTTCTTCAAGGATCCCCATACAGTTGTggcgaaattgaagaataacACCGAACGCACAATTACGGCAAGCAAAATTGTTATTGCTGTCGGTGGTCGTCCTCGGTATCCCGATATTCCTGGCGCTTTAGAATATGGCATCACCAGTGATGATCTTTTCAGTTTGGATAGAGCACCAGGCAAGACATTGGTGGTTGGAGCTGGCT ACATTGGCCTAGAATGTGCAGGTTTTCTGAAGGGTTTGGGTTATGAGTCCACCGTTATGGTTCGTTCCATTGTGCTGCGCGGCTTTGACCAACAAATGGCCAATATAGTTGCTGATTCCATGGTTGAACGTGGTATACCCTTCCTGCACAAAACCATACCGAAGTCTGTGGAAAAAACTGAGGATGGCCGACTTTTGGTCAAATATGTCAATACTGAGACACAAGAAGAAGGCAGCGATGTTTACGATACTGTTTTGTGGGCCATTGGTCGCAAAGGTTTGGTGGATGACCTTAACCTGGATGCTGCAggaattcaagttaaagctgaCAAGATTGCCGTAAATGAAGCCGAACAAACAAATGTACCCCATATTTATGCTATTGGTGACATTATCCATGGTCGTCCGGAATTGACACCTGTGGCTATACACGCTGGTCGGTTATTGGCACGTCGTTTGTTTGGTGGTTCTAAGCAAATCATGGACTATACGGATGTCGCTACTACAGTTTTCTCCCCCTTGGAATACGCTTGTGTCGGTATGGCCGAAGAGGATGCTATCAAAAAATATGGCGAAGATAACATTGAGGTATTCCACGGCTTCTATAAGCCCACTGAATTCTTTATCCCTCAAAAGAGCGTTCGCTACTGTTATGTGAAGGCTGTTGCTGAACGTAGTGGAGATCAAAAGGTATTGGGTCTTCATTATGTTGGACCAGTCGCTGGAGAAGTTATTCAAGGTTTCGCTGCCGCTGTCAA ATCTGGGCTCACCATGAAAATCCTCTTGAACACTGTGGGCATTCATCCCACAACCGCCGAAGAATTTACTCGTCTTTCGATTACAAAGCGATCTGGTATGGATCCCACTCCCGCCTCTTGCTGCAGTTAA
- the LOC106080851 gene encoding thioredoxin reductase 1, mitochondrial isoform X1, producing the protein MNLRDNRRSVYKSDYLEIRLKKRMSDAENDNNGIEEQHQDDGSDDIWGEIVDEYDYDLIVIGGGSGGLACAKEAVANGAKVACLDFVKPTPLGTKWGIGGTCVNVGCIPKKLMHQASLLGESVHEAAAYGWEIPNKEAIKPDWEKLVQSVQNHIKSVNWVTRVDLRDKKVEYINGLGFFKDPHTVVAKLKNNTERTITASKIVIAVGGRPRYPDIPGALEYGITSDDLFSLDRAPGKTLVVGAGYIGLECAGFLKGLGYESTVMVRSIVLRGFDQQMANIVADSMVERGIPFLHKTIPKSVEKTEDGRLLVKYVNTETQEEGSDVYDTVLWAIGRKGLVDDLNLDAAGIQVKADKIAVNEAEQTNVPHIYAIGDIIHGRPELTPVAIHAGRLLARRLFGGSKQIMDYTDVATTVFSPLEYACVGMAEEDAIKKYGEDNIEVFHGFYKPTEFFIPQKSVRYCYVKAVAERSGDQKVLGLHYVGPVAGEVIQGFAAAVKSGLTMKILLNTVGIHPTTAEEFTRLSITKRSGMDPTPASCCS; encoded by the exons ATGAATATGATTACGATTTAATTGTAATTGGAGGTGGTTCCGGTGGCCTAGCGTGCGCAAAAGAAGCTGTTGCTAATGGTGCTAAAGTTGCCTGCTTGGATTTTGTCAAACCCACTCCTTTAGGTACCAAATGGGGCATTGGCGGAACTTGTGTAAATGTTGGCTGCATCCCCAAAAAACTTATGCACCAAGCGTCACTGTTGGGAGAATCCGTTCAT GAGGCTGCCGCTTATGGCTGGGAAATTCCTAACAAAGAGGCCATAAAACCTGACTGGGAGAAATTGGTGCAATCTGTGCAGAATCACATTAAGTCCGTGAACTGGGTAACGCGTGTTGATTTGCGGGACAA AAAAGTCGAATACATAAATGGATTGGGTTTCTTCAAGGATCCCCATACAGTTGTggcgaaattgaagaataacACCGAACGCACAATTACGGCAAGCAAAATTGTTATTGCTGTCGGTGGTCGTCCTCGGTATCCCGATATTCCTGGCGCTTTAGAATATGGCATCACCAGTGATGATCTTTTCAGTTTGGATAGAGCACCAGGCAAGACATTGGTGGTTGGAGCTGGCT ACATTGGCCTAGAATGTGCAGGTTTTCTGAAGGGTTTGGGTTATGAGTCCACCGTTATGGTTCGTTCCATTGTGCTGCGCGGCTTTGACCAACAAATGGCCAATATAGTTGCTGATTCCATGGTTGAACGTGGTATACCCTTCCTGCACAAAACCATACCGAAGTCTGTGGAAAAAACTGAGGATGGCCGACTTTTGGTCAAATATGTCAATACTGAGACACAAGAAGAAGGCAGCGATGTTTACGATACTGTTTTGTGGGCCATTGGTCGCAAAGGTTTGGTGGATGACCTTAACCTGGATGCTGCAggaattcaagttaaagctgaCAAGATTGCCGTAAATGAAGCCGAACAAACAAATGTACCCCATATTTATGCTATTGGTGACATTATCCATGGTCGTCCGGAATTGACACCTGTGGCTATACACGCTGGTCGGTTATTGGCACGTCGTTTGTTTGGTGGTTCTAAGCAAATCATGGACTATACGGATGTCGCTACTACAGTTTTCTCCCCCTTGGAATACGCTTGTGTCGGTATGGCCGAAGAGGATGCTATCAAAAAATATGGCGAAGATAACATTGAGGTATTCCACGGCTTCTATAAGCCCACTGAATTCTTTATCCCTCAAAAGAGCGTTCGCTACTGTTATGTGAAGGCTGTTGCTGAACGTAGTGGAGATCAAAAGGTATTGGGTCTTCATTATGTTGGACCAGTCGCTGGAGAAGTTATTCAAGGTTTCGCTGCCGCTGTCAA ATCTGGGCTCACCATGAAAATCCTCTTGAACACTGTGGGCATTCATCCCACAACCGCCGAAGAATTTACTCGTCTTTCGATTACAAAGCGATCTGGTATGGATCCCACTCCCGCCTCTTGCTGCAGTTAA
- the LOC106080851 gene encoding thioredoxin reductase 1, mitochondrial isoform X3, producing MGVVLSRCRPTPKEIEDEYDYDLIVIGGGSGGLACAKEAVANGAKVACLDFVKPTPLGTKWGIGGTCVNVGCIPKKLMHQASLLGESVHEAAAYGWEIPNKEAIKPDWEKLVQSVQNHIKSVNWVTRVDLRDKKVEYINGLGFFKDPHTVVAKLKNNTERTITASKIVIAVGGRPRYPDIPGALEYGITSDDLFSLDRAPGKTLVVGAGYIGLECAGFLKGLGYESTVMVRSIVLRGFDQQMANIVADSMVERGIPFLHKTIPKSVEKTEDGRLLVKYVNTETQEEGSDVYDTVLWAIGRKGLVDDLNLDAAGIQVKADKIAVNEAEQTNVPHIYAIGDIIHGRPELTPVAIHAGRLLARRLFGGSKQIMDYTDVATTVFSPLEYACVGMAEEDAIKKYGEDNIEVFHGFYKPTEFFIPQKSVRYCYVKAVAERSGDQKVLGLHYVGPVAGEVIQGFAAAVKSGLTMKILLNTVGIHPTTAEEFTRLSITKRSGMDPTPASCCS from the exons ATGGGCGTAGTTTTGTCGCGGTGTCGACCAACACCAAAGGAAATAGAAG ATGAATATGATTACGATTTAATTGTAATTGGAGGTGGTTCCGGTGGCCTAGCGTGCGCAAAAGAAGCTGTTGCTAATGGTGCTAAAGTTGCCTGCTTGGATTTTGTCAAACCCACTCCTTTAGGTACCAAATGGGGCATTGGCGGAACTTGTGTAAATGTTGGCTGCATCCCCAAAAAACTTATGCACCAAGCGTCACTGTTGGGAGAATCCGTTCAT GAGGCTGCCGCTTATGGCTGGGAAATTCCTAACAAAGAGGCCATAAAACCTGACTGGGAGAAATTGGTGCAATCTGTGCAGAATCACATTAAGTCCGTGAACTGGGTAACGCGTGTTGATTTGCGGGACAA AAAAGTCGAATACATAAATGGATTGGGTTTCTTCAAGGATCCCCATACAGTTGTggcgaaattgaagaataacACCGAACGCACAATTACGGCAAGCAAAATTGTTATTGCTGTCGGTGGTCGTCCTCGGTATCCCGATATTCCTGGCGCTTTAGAATATGGCATCACCAGTGATGATCTTTTCAGTTTGGATAGAGCACCAGGCAAGACATTGGTGGTTGGAGCTGGCT ACATTGGCCTAGAATGTGCAGGTTTTCTGAAGGGTTTGGGTTATGAGTCCACCGTTATGGTTCGTTCCATTGTGCTGCGCGGCTTTGACCAACAAATGGCCAATATAGTTGCTGATTCCATGGTTGAACGTGGTATACCCTTCCTGCACAAAACCATACCGAAGTCTGTGGAAAAAACTGAGGATGGCCGACTTTTGGTCAAATATGTCAATACTGAGACACAAGAAGAAGGCAGCGATGTTTACGATACTGTTTTGTGGGCCATTGGTCGCAAAGGTTTGGTGGATGACCTTAACCTGGATGCTGCAggaattcaagttaaagctgaCAAGATTGCCGTAAATGAAGCCGAACAAACAAATGTACCCCATATTTATGCTATTGGTGACATTATCCATGGTCGTCCGGAATTGACACCTGTGGCTATACACGCTGGTCGGTTATTGGCACGTCGTTTGTTTGGTGGTTCTAAGCAAATCATGGACTATACGGATGTCGCTACTACAGTTTTCTCCCCCTTGGAATACGCTTGTGTCGGTATGGCCGAAGAGGATGCTATCAAAAAATATGGCGAAGATAACATTGAGGTATTCCACGGCTTCTATAAGCCCACTGAATTCTTTATCCCTCAAAAGAGCGTTCGCTACTGTTATGTGAAGGCTGTTGCTGAACGTAGTGGAGATCAAAAGGTATTGGGTCTTCATTATGTTGGACCAGTCGCTGGAGAAGTTATTCAAGGTTTCGCTGCCGCTGTCAA ATCTGGGCTCACCATGAAAATCCTCTTGAACACTGTGGGCATTCATCCCACAACCGCCGAAGAATTTACTCGTCTTTCGATTACAAAGCGATCTGGTATGGATCCCACTCCCGCCTCTTGCTGCAGTTAA
- the LOC106080851 gene encoding thioredoxin reductase 1, mitochondrial isoform X4, with protein MAPINEYDYDLIVIGGGSGGLACAKEAVANGAKVACLDFVKPTPLGTKWGIGGTCVNVGCIPKKLMHQASLLGESVHEAAAYGWEIPNKEAIKPDWEKLVQSVQNHIKSVNWVTRVDLRDKKVEYINGLGFFKDPHTVVAKLKNNTERTITASKIVIAVGGRPRYPDIPGALEYGITSDDLFSLDRAPGKTLVVGAGYIGLECAGFLKGLGYESTVMVRSIVLRGFDQQMANIVADSMVERGIPFLHKTIPKSVEKTEDGRLLVKYVNTETQEEGSDVYDTVLWAIGRKGLVDDLNLDAAGIQVKADKIAVNEAEQTNVPHIYAIGDIIHGRPELTPVAIHAGRLLARRLFGGSKQIMDYTDVATTVFSPLEYACVGMAEEDAIKKYGEDNIEVFHGFYKPTEFFIPQKSVRYCYVKAVAERSGDQKVLGLHYVGPVAGEVIQGFAAAVKSGLTMKILLNTVGIHPTTAEEFTRLSITKRSGMDPTPASCCS; from the exons ATGAATATGATTACGATTTAATTGTAATTGGAGGTGGTTCCGGTGGCCTAGCGTGCGCAAAAGAAGCTGTTGCTAATGGTGCTAAAGTTGCCTGCTTGGATTTTGTCAAACCCACTCCTTTAGGTACCAAATGGGGCATTGGCGGAACTTGTGTAAATGTTGGCTGCATCCCCAAAAAACTTATGCACCAAGCGTCACTGTTGGGAGAATCCGTTCAT GAGGCTGCCGCTTATGGCTGGGAAATTCCTAACAAAGAGGCCATAAAACCTGACTGGGAGAAATTGGTGCAATCTGTGCAGAATCACATTAAGTCCGTGAACTGGGTAACGCGTGTTGATTTGCGGGACAA AAAAGTCGAATACATAAATGGATTGGGTTTCTTCAAGGATCCCCATACAGTTGTggcgaaattgaagaataacACCGAACGCACAATTACGGCAAGCAAAATTGTTATTGCTGTCGGTGGTCGTCCTCGGTATCCCGATATTCCTGGCGCTTTAGAATATGGCATCACCAGTGATGATCTTTTCAGTTTGGATAGAGCACCAGGCAAGACATTGGTGGTTGGAGCTGGCT ACATTGGCCTAGAATGTGCAGGTTTTCTGAAGGGTTTGGGTTATGAGTCCACCGTTATGGTTCGTTCCATTGTGCTGCGCGGCTTTGACCAACAAATGGCCAATATAGTTGCTGATTCCATGGTTGAACGTGGTATACCCTTCCTGCACAAAACCATACCGAAGTCTGTGGAAAAAACTGAGGATGGCCGACTTTTGGTCAAATATGTCAATACTGAGACACAAGAAGAAGGCAGCGATGTTTACGATACTGTTTTGTGGGCCATTGGTCGCAAAGGTTTGGTGGATGACCTTAACCTGGATGCTGCAggaattcaagttaaagctgaCAAGATTGCCGTAAATGAAGCCGAACAAACAAATGTACCCCATATTTATGCTATTGGTGACATTATCCATGGTCGTCCGGAATTGACACCTGTGGCTATACACGCTGGTCGGTTATTGGCACGTCGTTTGTTTGGTGGTTCTAAGCAAATCATGGACTATACGGATGTCGCTACTACAGTTTTCTCCCCCTTGGAATACGCTTGTGTCGGTATGGCCGAAGAGGATGCTATCAAAAAATATGGCGAAGATAACATTGAGGTATTCCACGGCTTCTATAAGCCCACTGAATTCTTTATCCCTCAAAAGAGCGTTCGCTACTGTTATGTGAAGGCTGTTGCTGAACGTAGTGGAGATCAAAAGGTATTGGGTCTTCATTATGTTGGACCAGTCGCTGGAGAAGTTATTCAAGGTTTCGCTGCCGCTGTCAA ATCTGGGCTCACCATGAAAATCCTCTTGAACACTGTGGGCATTCATCCCACAACCGCCGAAGAATTTACTCGTCTTTCGATTACAAAGCGATCTGGTATGGATCCCACTCCCGCCTCTTGCTGCAGTTAA